A part of Streptomyces sp. DSM 40750 genomic DNA contains:
- a CDS encoding helix-turn-helix domain-containing protein: MAEEQSEARRIGEVIRQARALQRRSQKDVAAALGYHQSKVSRLESGRGTEDVRTLREVAQVLDIPPHRLGLAAATDTGPAAEPGAEDMHRRTFLAASVAALAAPPSPSSSSTTAHHDLIQVLMPGPSPATTGQALGIDELRDRLRAVRRMFYVCDYAELEQALPGLIADLRLAADGGSSGSAEASGLLATAYQTSVSLLLKRADQGNAWLAAGRAMAEAERSGDPVVLAASVRVHAHVLVRDKHTAQAVNMVRHTADQLTGSYDQRSARYLAAVGLLLLRGATAASRNGDRDTTRDFLTEAREVARYVAFDQPDAWANFSPTNVALHEVSAAVSFGDAGIALQTARPLMRRHIPVPERRAALWVETARAYSQQGRLADGYQALRIAESCAAQDIRRPAVRELVADMAARDRRRALPELHHFSRQLGVPA, translated from the coding sequence ATGGCCGAAGAACAGAGCGAGGCGAGACGGATCGGCGAAGTGATCCGTCAGGCACGTGCTTTACAGCGGCGCTCGCAGAAGGACGTGGCCGCCGCACTGGGGTATCACCAGTCGAAGGTGAGCCGTCTGGAAAGCGGCAGGGGCACGGAGGACGTGCGCACGCTGCGCGAAGTCGCGCAGGTGCTGGACATTCCGCCGCACCGTCTCGGCCTCGCAGCCGCTACTGACACCGGCCCCGCCGCCGAGCCCGGAGCAGAGGACATGCACCGCCGTACCTTCCTCGCCGCGAGCGTGGCCGCGCTCGCGGCCCCGCCGTCGCCGTCATCGTCGTCGACCACCGCGCATCACGACCTGATCCAGGTTCTGATGCCGGGCCCAAGCCCCGCCACCACCGGACAAGCCCTGGGCATCGACGAGCTGCGGGACCGGCTGCGGGCAGTACGCCGGATGTTCTACGTGTGCGACTACGCGGAACTGGAGCAGGCCCTGCCGGGGCTGATCGCCGACCTGCGCCTGGCCGCCGACGGTGGTTCCTCCGGCTCGGCGGAGGCGTCCGGGCTCCTCGCGACCGCCTACCAGACATCGGTGAGCCTGCTGCTGAAACGAGCCGACCAGGGCAACGCCTGGCTCGCGGCCGGTCGGGCCATGGCCGAGGCGGAACGATCCGGAGACCCGGTCGTCCTCGCCGCCAGCGTCCGCGTGCACGCCCACGTCCTCGTACGGGACAAGCACACCGCCCAGGCCGTGAACATGGTCCGCCACACCGCCGACCAGCTCACCGGCTCCTACGACCAGCGCTCCGCCCGCTACCTGGCGGCGGTCGGACTGCTCCTGCTGCGCGGGGCGACCGCCGCCAGCAGAAACGGCGACCGCGACACCACCCGGGACTTCCTCACCGAGGCCAGGGAAGTGGCCCGCTACGTCGCTTTCGACCAACCGGACGCCTGGGCGAACTTCAGCCCCACCAACGTCGCCCTGCACGAGGTCAGCGCGGCCGTCTCCTTCGGCGACGCCGGCATAGCCCTGCAGACCGCACGCCCCCTCATGCGCCGGCACATTCCCGTCCCCGAGCGCCGAGCCGCCCTCTGGGTGGAGACCGCCCGCGCCTACAGTCAGCAGGGCAGACTCGCCGACGGCTACCAGGCCCTGCGCATCGCCGAGAGCTGCGCGGCACAGGACATCCGCCGCCCGGCCGTACGCGAACTGGTCGCCGACATGGCAGCCCGCGACCGCCGCCGGGCCCTGCCCGAGCTGCACCACTTCAGCCGCCAACTGGGAGTGCCCGCGTGA
- a CDS encoding relaxase/mobilization nuclease domain-containing protein, giving the protein MIAAIKPAGANTRGLLAYLYGRGTHDEHFDPHIVAGFAMLGMPDPGRDENATLTELARYLDEPVRLRNSEFGKPVTDHVWHCPVRTAPEDRYLSDAEWGEIAQRIVQAAGIAPAGDDLACRWIAVRHADDHIHILATTVREDGRRPKLHDSGIRVGDACREIEKDYGLRRLKKGDRTGARRPTQAEMHKAERLGWDQTSAEWLQDRIRAAIPHVTGAEEFIAYLEASGIEVQVRRGPSGDLLGYAASRPGDVNEAGEQIYHPGSKISPDLSLPKIKARLESSRPEEHPTARRNHPNTPWHQATDALDTLHTDLADDIHAQAHITALGELLEATAQKTPTHMRADLRAASKAFARAQRSRVRAEDRSAHALRIAARDIVHTATGPDGSALAALVTALVWAVIVAGRWHEAKNHAHQADAARQAVQHLQTAADRALTSTLAELTARPPKEAARRVLASDVRAAVPDHAERILTDPAWPALATVLADAEARGHQPHQLLKEAAAQRELTTARQPARVLITRIQHTGRNSAPNRRAEAARLQTTTTGSTPTQQTGNGRLPAATPSPTEQQRRQRR; this is encoded by the coding sequence GTGATCGCCGCCATCAAGCCCGCCGGGGCCAATACCCGTGGCCTGCTTGCCTACCTCTACGGCCGCGGAACCCACGACGAGCACTTCGACCCGCACATCGTGGCCGGCTTCGCGATGCTCGGCATGCCCGACCCCGGCCGTGACGAGAACGCCACCCTCACCGAACTCGCCCGCTACCTCGACGAGCCCGTGCGGCTGCGCAACAGCGAGTTCGGCAAGCCTGTCACCGACCACGTCTGGCACTGCCCGGTGCGTACCGCGCCCGAGGACCGCTACCTCTCCGACGCCGAGTGGGGCGAGATCGCCCAGCGCATCGTCCAGGCCGCCGGCATCGCTCCGGCCGGTGACGACCTGGCCTGCCGCTGGATCGCCGTACGCCACGCCGACGACCACATCCACATCCTCGCCACCACCGTCCGCGAAGACGGACGCCGCCCCAAACTCCACGACAGCGGAATCCGCGTCGGCGACGCCTGCCGCGAGATCGAGAAGGACTACGGGCTGCGCCGCCTGAAGAAGGGGGACCGCACCGGCGCCCGCCGTCCCACCCAGGCCGAGATGCACAAGGCCGAACGCCTCGGCTGGGACCAGACCAGCGCCGAGTGGCTCCAGGACCGCATCCGTGCCGCCATCCCCCACGTCACCGGTGCCGAGGAATTCATCGCCTACCTCGAAGCCAGCGGCATCGAGGTCCAGGTCCGGCGCGGCCCGTCAGGCGACCTCCTCGGCTACGCCGCCAGCCGCCCCGGCGACGTCAACGAGGCCGGCGAGCAGATCTACCACCCCGGAAGCAAGATCTCCCCCGACCTCTCCCTGCCCAAAATCAAGGCCCGCCTCGAATCCAGCCGACCCGAAGAACACCCCACCGCCCGCCGCAACCACCCCAACACCCCCTGGCACCAAGCCACCGACGCCCTCGACACCCTCCACACCGACCTCGCCGACGACATCCACGCGCAGGCCCACATCACCGCCCTCGGTGAACTCCTCGAAGCCACCGCCCAGAAGACACCCACCCATATGCGCGCCGATCTCCGGGCCGCCTCCAAGGCGTTCGCCCGCGCCCAGCGTTCCCGGGTACGGGCGGAGGACCGTTCCGCCCACGCTCTGCGCATCGCGGCACGCGACATCGTGCATACCGCCACCGGCCCTGACGGCAGTGCCTTGGCCGCCCTGGTCACAGCCCTGGTCTGGGCCGTCATAGTCGCAGGGCGCTGGCACGAAGCGAAGAACCACGCCCACCAGGCCGACGCCGCCCGCCAGGCCGTCCAGCACCTCCAGACAGCCGCCGACCGCGCCCTCACCTCGACGCTCGCCGAACTCACAGCCCGGCCACCCAAGGAGGCAGCCCGCCGCGTTCTGGCCAGCGACGTACGAGCAGCCGTCCCCGACCACGCCGAGCGCATCCTCACCGACCCGGCCTGGCCCGCGCTCGCCACCGTCCTCGCCGACGCCGAAGCCCGCGGCCACCAACCCCACCAACTCCTCAAGGAAGCCGCCGCCCAGCGCGAGCTGACCACAGCCCGCCAACCCGCCCGCGTCCTCATCACCCGCATCCAACACACCGGCCGTAACTCAGCACCCAACCGCCGAGCCGAAGCCGCCCGCCTGCAGACGACCACGACAGGCTCGACCCCCACTCAGCAGACCGGAAACGGTCGGCTCCCAGCGGCGACTCCATCGCCTACCGAACAGCAGCGCCGACAGCGCCGGTAG
- a CDS encoding MobC family plasmid mobilization relaxosome protein, protein MAETAPRQGAPDQGVGAEGGSDLDTLHSVQQAVLRPEDSAAIAAGEPAVQSVQPTIRRFTGTKRNDRVGPLRFTGDQRAHLQQAAAEHGYKGDSGFAADIVLAFITGRFTANLPLSEDRRRTHHFRVQVLRQLNRIGVNVNQIARALNSDHTPPDIRQRLTELHHLLELIAEALRQPVDPETEASA, encoded by the coding sequence GTGGCGGAGACGGCCCCGCGCCAGGGGGCGCCGGACCAGGGGGTCGGAGCCGAGGGCGGCTCCGACCTGGACACGCTGCACTCCGTCCAGCAAGCCGTCCTGCGCCCCGAAGACAGCGCAGCCATCGCCGCCGGCGAGCCTGCCGTGCAGAGCGTGCAGCCCACGATCCGCCGCTTCACCGGCACCAAGCGCAACGACCGTGTCGGCCCGCTGCGTTTCACCGGCGACCAGCGAGCCCATCTCCAGCAGGCCGCTGCCGAGCACGGCTATAAGGGCGACTCCGGCTTCGCCGCCGACATCGTCCTCGCCTTCATCACCGGCCGGTTCACCGCCAACCTGCCCCTGTCCGAGGACCGACGCCGCACCCACCACTTCCGTGTTCAGGTTCTGCGCCAGCTCAACCGGATCGGCGTCAACGTCAACCAGATCGCCCGCGCCCTCAACAGCGACCACACCCCACCCGACATACGCCAACGGCTGACCGAACTCCACCACCTGCTGGAGCTGATCGCCGAAGCCCTGCGCCAGCCCGTCGACCCGGAGACGGAGGCATCCGCGTGA
- a CDS encoding UDP-N-acetylglucosamine 1-carboxyvinyltransferase, with protein sequence MVAIRPGSPLTGSVTVDGSKNAALPLLAAAAALHRPVHLGNVPANADVETMLALLQQAGWHTTRPVSDPQTAVILPGHKPEAGPDLDIAARIRASYYLVPALLGTYGRARLPWPGGCRIGERGMEQHFKVYERFGDRTTVDDHGYVVEAAGTPRAGTVAITLPFRSRGATIAALLRAVVAGRPLRLGTPNLSPEVLAVVEALRAAGWQCRVSEALLALAPSLSVPPESIVWRVPGDKIEAGTLACAVAVTGGDARICGVRADDVVPLVRALRWLGVPADMEDDVLTVRARDSRPTSRSLRAVASLAPSGLDADFEPSLMALALTRSGTHLFSDTINPGRHGNLLPQLARLGAVIQELSSTKCRLTGPQQLTGAGVEATDIRTGSALLIAGLTAHGVTTLGGLDQLRRGHADLPIKLYALGADICEVTP encoded by the coding sequence GTGGTGGCCATCCGACCCGGGAGCCCTCTCACCGGCTCCGTCACGGTCGACGGGTCCAAGAACGCAGCCCTGCCGCTCCTGGCCGCCGCGGCGGCGCTGCACCGCCCGGTGCACCTGGGCAACGTCCCCGCGAACGCAGACGTCGAGACGATGCTCGCCCTGCTCCAGCAGGCCGGCTGGCACACGACTCGACCCGTCAGCGACCCGCAGACCGCGGTGATCCTGCCGGGTCACAAGCCCGAGGCCGGGCCCGACCTCGACATCGCCGCCCGCATCCGGGCCTCGTACTACCTCGTCCCCGCCCTACTCGGCACGTACGGGCGTGCCCGGCTCCCCTGGCCGGGCGGCTGCCGGATCGGGGAACGCGGCATGGAGCAGCACTTCAAGGTCTACGAACGCTTCGGCGACCGCACGACCGTCGACGACCACGGCTACGTCGTGGAAGCAGCCGGCACTCCCCGGGCCGGAACCGTTGCGATCACACTGCCCTTCCGCTCCCGAGGCGCGACCATCGCCGCTCTCCTGCGCGCTGTCGTGGCCGGACGGCCTCTGCGGCTGGGGACGCCCAACCTCTCGCCGGAAGTGCTCGCTGTCGTAGAAGCGTTGCGCGCGGCTGGCTGGCAGTGCCGAGTGAGCGAGGCGCTTCTCGCTCTCGCGCCGTCCTTGTCCGTTCCTCCGGAGAGCATCGTCTGGCGGGTGCCCGGCGACAAGATCGAGGCCGGGACTCTGGCGTGCGCGGTCGCGGTCACAGGCGGCGACGCGCGCATCTGCGGCGTACGCGCTGACGATGTCGTCCCCTTGGTCAGGGCCCTGCGATGGCTCGGGGTCCCCGCCGACATGGAGGACGACGTACTCACCGTCCGAGCGCGAGACAGCCGTCCCACCAGCCGGTCACTGCGAGCCGTCGCTTCCCTCGCCCCCAGTGGTCTGGACGCCGACTTCGAACCCTCCCTGATGGCCTTGGCCCTCACCCGCTCCGGCACCCACCTCTTCTCCGACACCATCAACCCCGGCCGCCACGGCAACCTGCTGCCGCAGCTGGCCCGTCTCGGTGCCGTGATCCAGGAACTGTCCTCCACCAAGTGCCGTCTCACCGGTCCGCAGCAGTTGACCGGGGCCGGAGTCGAGGCCACCGACATCCGGACGGGCTCCGCCCTGCTCATCGCCGGCCTGACAGCGCACGGTGTCACCACCCTGGGCGGCCTCGACCAGCTCCGACGGGGCCACGCCGACCTCCCCATCAAGCTGTACGCCCTCGGCGCCGACATCTGCGAGGTCACGCCATGA
- a CDS encoding flavoprotein, whose translation MSDHPDKPLLQIVVCAAGVAGDVGKLITAAHERQWDVGVVATPQGLGFLDVEAVENQIGRPIRSAWRSAGEPRPTRPADAIAVAPASFNTVNKWAAGISDNLALGILCEAPAMDVPVAVLPYLNSAQAAHPAYRRSVEQLREMGVLIGSYEPHRPKAGGGADRYRWEEVLELLAPRLSGRS comes from the coding sequence GTGAGTGACCATCCCGACAAGCCGTTGCTCCAGATCGTGGTCTGCGCGGCCGGAGTCGCCGGGGACGTCGGCAAGCTGATCACCGCAGCGCACGAGCGGCAGTGGGACGTCGGCGTCGTCGCCACACCACAAGGGCTCGGCTTCCTCGACGTGGAGGCGGTGGAGAACCAGATCGGGCGCCCCATCCGCTCCGCCTGGCGCTCGGCGGGCGAACCGCGCCCGACCCGGCCCGCCGACGCGATCGCCGTCGCCCCGGCAAGCTTCAACACCGTCAACAAATGGGCCGCCGGAATCTCCGACAACCTCGCCCTCGGCATCCTGTGCGAAGCACCCGCCATGGACGTCCCCGTCGCCGTACTGCCGTATCTGAACTCCGCCCAGGCCGCCCACCCCGCATACCGCCGGAGTGTGGAGCAGCTGCGCGAAATGGGCGTCCTGATCGGCTCGTACGAACCCCACCGCCCCAAGGCCGGCGGCGGAGCCGACCGCTACCGCTGGGAGGAAGTACTGGAGCTGCTCGCCCCCAGGCTGTCCGGGCGGTCGTGA
- a CDS encoding DUF2637 domain-containing protein, producing MTTKQAAERYALIAAGVVIVALTASGFWLSYAHLAEVAGQHGLKSSPVRQWAWPATLDAFIVAGELLMLRAGLRRVTDGWAIALTATGSVGSIALNVAGVSGTGKASAVPLLDYVVAAVPPTAALLAFGVLMRQIHQLVDQPAGHPDAASVQAPVRPVTGAAEPSTEPVRPTEPPAAGSVQPTEPPPEVSESKPRGGRPPKATLAELVAIGRIALAEHGTLSRSLLRKAVKDRDLTISSRRQTEVMETLRPDIEAAAKTAPSSG from the coding sequence ATGACGACCAAGCAGGCGGCCGAGCGGTACGCGCTCATCGCGGCGGGAGTCGTCATCGTGGCGCTCACCGCCAGCGGGTTCTGGCTGTCCTACGCGCACCTCGCCGAGGTCGCCGGACAGCACGGCCTCAAGAGCTCCCCGGTCCGCCAGTGGGCCTGGCCGGCGACTCTGGACGCGTTCATCGTCGCGGGCGAACTGCTCATGCTCCGCGCGGGCCTGCGCCGGGTGACCGACGGCTGGGCCATCGCCCTCACCGCCACCGGATCGGTCGGCTCCATCGCACTCAACGTGGCCGGGGTCAGCGGTACAGGCAAGGCCAGCGCCGTGCCCCTGCTCGACTATGTGGTCGCTGCGGTTCCTCCGACCGCCGCGTTGCTGGCCTTCGGTGTCCTGATGCGGCAGATCCACCAGCTCGTCGACCAACCGGCCGGCCACCCGGACGCTGCTTCCGTCCAGGCGCCGGTACGACCGGTCACCGGGGCCGCCGAGCCATCGACTGAGCCCGTACGGCCTACTGAGCCTCCGGCCGCCGGTTCCGTCCAGCCGACGGAACCACCGCCCGAGGTTTCGGAGAGCAAGCCGCGCGGTGGCCGTCCGCCAAAGGCCACGCTCGCAGAGCTCGTGGCGATCGGCCGGATAGCCCTCGCTGAGCACGGCACACTCAGCCGGTCCCTACTCCGGAAGGCAGTTAAGGACAGGGACCTGACGATCAGCAGTCGGCGGCAGACCGAGGTGATGGAGACCCTCCGGCCCGACATCGAAGCCGCCGCCAAGACCGCTCCGAGCAGCGGCTGA
- a CDS encoding DUF3631 domain-containing protein, with product MQPTTPEPYSAPGTAAWPLVAVPANPDQREPEDTAPVEAAAPSDTPLDPEPTPGSALLDELRAKIARFVILPSPEALDAVTLWVAATHLQPAWQHAPRLAVVGPAKRCGKSRLLDVLTETVHEPMLTINTTPAAVFRSITEEPPTLLVDEADTIFGTPKQAEKNEEMRGLLNAGHQRNRYVTRVVGNDHTPHRFATFAMAALAGIGDLPDTIMDRSVVIRMRRRAEGESVKPFRSRRDTPALHDLRDRIAAWARPLLDEAAGLEPAMPVEDRAADTWEPLVIVADLAAGPWPRLARAACEEMVAAEVAAEEDHPSSARILADIRRVFVAQREVDSLSTDELLHHLRQDLEGPWAEWGRKGLGPRELGSLLRAFDIRPGNVRLADGTQRKGYTRNKFLDAWRRYCPTVHSVNAEPTTPASG from the coding sequence GTGCAACCTACGACACCCGAGCCCTATTCCGCGCCCGGTACCGCCGCCTGGCCGCTGGTCGCGGTGCCGGCCAACCCCGACCAGCGCGAACCCGAGGACACCGCGCCGGTCGAAGCCGCCGCGCCCTCGGACACACCCCTGGATCCGGAGCCGACACCGGGCTCGGCGCTGCTGGACGAACTGCGCGCGAAGATAGCCAGGTTCGTGATCCTGCCCTCGCCGGAGGCGCTGGACGCGGTCACGCTGTGGGTGGCGGCGACGCATCTGCAGCCCGCGTGGCAGCACGCCCCGCGCCTGGCGGTGGTGGGGCCGGCGAAGCGGTGCGGCAAGTCGCGGCTGCTGGACGTGCTCACCGAGACGGTCCACGAGCCGATGCTCACCATCAACACCACCCCGGCGGCGGTCTTCCGGTCCATCACCGAGGAGCCGCCCACCCTGCTGGTGGACGAGGCGGACACCATCTTCGGCACGCCGAAGCAGGCGGAGAAGAACGAGGAGATGCGCGGCCTGCTCAACGCCGGTCACCAGCGCAACCGGTACGTCACCCGGGTCGTCGGCAACGACCACACCCCGCACCGGTTCGCCACCTTCGCCATGGCCGCCCTGGCAGGGATCGGTGACCTGCCCGACACGATCATGGACCGGTCCGTGGTCATCCGCATGCGCCGCCGGGCCGAGGGCGAGAGCGTCAAACCCTTCCGCTCCCGCCGTGACACCCCAGCCCTCCACGACCTGCGCGACCGCATCGCCGCCTGGGCCCGGCCGCTGCTCGACGAGGCCGCCGGCCTGGAACCGGCGATGCCGGTGGAGGACCGCGCCGCCGACACCTGGGAACCCCTGGTGATCGTCGCCGACCTCGCCGCCGGCCCTTGGCCCCGCCTCGCCCGCGCGGCGTGCGAGGAGATGGTGGCAGCCGAAGTGGCGGCCGAGGAGGACCACCCCAGCTCAGCGCGGATCCTGGCCGACATCCGCCGGGTCTTCGTAGCCCAGCGGGAGGTCGACAGCCTCTCCACGGACGAACTCCTGCACCACCTGCGCCAGGACCTGGAAGGCCCGTGGGCGGAGTGGGGTCGCAAGGGGCTGGGCCCGCGTGAGCTCGGGTCGCTGCTGCGCGCCTTCGACATCAGGCCCGGCAACGTCCGCCTCGCCGACGGAACCCAGCGCAAGGGCTACACGCGCAACAAGTTCCTCGACGCGTGGCGGCGCTACTGCCCCACCGTTCACTCAGTGAACGCCGAACCCACCACCCCAGCCTCGGGCTGA
- a CDS encoding helix-turn-helix domain-containing protein: protein MDADEDDFPEWADRIKANVAGEVRRRRKEMGWSAQDLADRCEQLGHPIPRNVIANMESGRRANLPLVDVMVLAAALETYPVCLIFPVGYVEETQELPFQHLIPTWDALRHFTGEEEVPMYDAGLVPDFERHASLVQTALAALEEEEQARFAAKTATSRAQQEEAERKRVKYADQAISAKYSLRHLRSDLREEGATPPRLPPALGGVDPPEEEPNTTPEERL from the coding sequence ATGGATGCTGATGAGGACGACTTCCCGGAGTGGGCAGATCGGATCAAGGCCAACGTGGCCGGCGAAGTCCGGCGCAGAAGGAAGGAGATGGGATGGAGCGCACAGGACTTGGCGGACCGGTGCGAGCAACTCGGGCATCCCATCCCGCGCAACGTGATCGCCAACATGGAGTCTGGCCGTCGGGCCAATCTGCCCCTCGTGGACGTCATGGTCCTGGCGGCGGCCCTGGAGACGTACCCGGTCTGCCTGATCTTCCCGGTCGGTTACGTCGAGGAGACCCAGGAACTCCCCTTCCAGCACCTCATCCCCACCTGGGACGCGCTACGGCACTTCACCGGTGAAGAGGAGGTGCCGATGTACGACGCGGGCCTGGTCCCCGACTTCGAGCGCCACGCCAGCCTCGTACAAACCGCCCTCGCCGCCCTCGAAGAGGAAGAACAGGCCCGGTTCGCGGCCAAGACGGCCACCAGCCGCGCCCAGCAGGAGGAAGCCGAGCGCAAGCGGGTCAAGTACGCCGACCAGGCCATCTCCGCCAAGTACAGCCTCCGCCACCTCCGCAGCGACCTCCGCGAGGAGGGCGCCACCCCACCCCGTCTGCCACCCGCGCTGGGCGGCGTCGACCCACCCGAAGAAGAACCCAACACCACCCCGGAGGAACGCCTTTGA
- a CDS encoding ATP-binding protein, whose amino-acid sequence MEAHQIRFSVPGTPAAVRSARQQLANGIRRWDASLDQDLLSTAELVAAELLTNAVRHAGRGPISAGARLDGECLLIEVTDASHTVPRTGLPDMEAEGGRGLFLVAALADRHGVDPLPSGKRCWAEFKVGGPLQPSRHVPLQRS is encoded by the coding sequence ATGGAAGCGCACCAGATCCGATTCTCCGTTCCCGGCACACCTGCCGCCGTCCGCTCCGCGCGGCAGCAGCTCGCGAACGGGATACGGCGCTGGGACGCCTCCCTCGACCAGGACCTGCTGAGCACGGCAGAGCTGGTCGCCGCCGAACTGCTGACGAACGCGGTACGGCACGCGGGCCGCGGCCCGATCTCGGCCGGCGCACGTCTCGACGGCGAGTGCCTGCTGATCGAGGTGACCGATGCCAGCCACACGGTACCGCGGACCGGACTGCCGGACATGGAGGCAGAGGGCGGGCGCGGCCTGTTCCTCGTCGCAGCCCTGGCCGATCGCCACGGAGTCGACCCGCTGCCGTCCGGCAAACGCTGCTGGGCCGAGTTCAAGGTCGGCGGCCCGCTCCAGCCCTCACGACACGTTCCTCTGCAAAGGAGTTGA
- a CDS encoding metallophosphoesterase — protein MNRQLRQVIATTDVHSAFASPAPMVAHLHAARAESLIVDCGDFFEGSGFYRLGQGQIEREILTSLYDLLAPGNHGWRHHFEPELREMTVCANTTDDAGKPLFDRVRIERIAGRRVAVSAVIGIQAFDAIPARDRIGHYVTDPAQALREVMLEHHHRADTWIVLSHSGFDEDLKLAAACPFADVIFAGHCHSDTYGPVAVGDTLVVKGRELGIGYAVAEPVGTGWAARRGTFPSSHGWPEGLATVRDEIELIDRRLASPLGNVNEPYRNTPLDRHQLLTEVAGRLHSGLGADAVVLNETALRSTPLGEMLTLGDLLTIEPFDNQLVHAHLSDDHAQDHEKLLSDLTARVGPLVTAPTPLPPATSSVLTTDYLANSHLGGRTHQAGLRLSQAVRSVLATPLAGTAPTVAGGER, from the coding sequence ATGAACCGACAGTTACGGCAGGTCATCGCCACGACCGACGTCCACTCCGCCTTCGCTTCCCCCGCACCGATGGTCGCCCACCTCCACGCCGCCAGGGCCGAAAGCCTGATCGTGGACTGCGGCGACTTCTTCGAAGGCAGCGGCTTCTACCGCCTCGGCCAGGGCCAGATCGAGCGCGAGATCCTCACCAGCCTGTACGACCTGCTGGCTCCCGGAAACCATGGCTGGCGCCACCACTTCGAGCCAGAGCTCCGCGAGATGACCGTGTGCGCCAACACGACTGACGACGCTGGCAAGCCCCTCTTCGACCGCGTACGCATTGAGCGGATCGCTGGCCGACGCGTCGCCGTCAGCGCGGTGATCGGCATCCAGGCGTTCGATGCGATCCCTGCCAGAGATCGCATCGGTCACTACGTCACCGATCCTGCTCAGGCTCTGCGCGAGGTGATGCTCGAACACCACCACCGCGCCGACACCTGGATCGTGCTGTCCCACTCCGGCTTCGACGAGGACCTGAAGCTGGCCGCCGCCTGCCCCTTCGCGGACGTCATCTTCGCTGGGCACTGCCACAGCGACACGTACGGTCCCGTAGCCGTCGGCGACACCCTCGTCGTCAAAGGACGCGAACTCGGCATCGGGTACGCCGTCGCAGAGCCCGTCGGGACCGGCTGGGCCGCCCGCAGGGGCACCTTCCCCAGCTCGCACGGGTGGCCCGAGGGCCTCGCCACGGTGCGAGACGAGATCGAACTCATCGACCGGAGGCTCGCGAGTCCGCTCGGGAACGTGAACGAGCCCTACCGCAATACCCCGTTGGACCGACACCAGTTGCTGACAGAGGTCGCCGGCCGACTGCACTCGGGCCTCGGCGCGGACGCGGTCGTCCTCAACGAGACCGCCCTGCGTTCCACACCTCTCGGCGAAATGCTCACCCTCGGCGACCTGCTGACCATCGAGCCCTTCGACAACCAACTCGTCCACGCCCACCTCTCCGACGACCACGCCCAGGACCACGAGAAGCTGCTCAGCGACCTCACCGCACGCGTCGGCCCCCTGGTCACCGCTCCCACTCCTCTGCCCCCGGCCACGAGCAGCGTGTTGACGACTGACTACCTCGCCAACAGCCACCTCGGCGGACGAACACATCAAGCCGGACTACGGCTCAGCCAAGCCGTACGAAGCGTCCTGGCCACACCCCTGGCAGGCACCGCCCCCACCGTCGCAGGAGGCGAACGATGA